From the Kribbella sp. CA-293567 genome, the window TGGCATTTCACGCGCATCAGCAAGCTGGAGCACGGTGTGCAGACTCCCACCGATGCCGACATCCGAACTTGGTGCGGAGCATGCGGAGCCGGGGACCAGGTGGCGGACCTTGTCGCCCAGGCGCGGGCCATCGAGTCGATGTACGTCGAGTACCGACGACGCGGCTCATCCGGCATCAAGCAACTCATGCTCGCGTTCCAGAAGACCTACGAAACCGCCGAGCAGTTCAGGATCTACGAACACAACGTCATCCCCGGACTGTTTCAGACGCCCGAGTACATCCGCGCGATGCTCACGTTCTGGACGCGATTTCTCAACACCAGCATCGATGTCGACGAAGCAGTGGCCGCCCGGTTGCAGCGTCAGACCATCCTCTACGAAAGCCGGCGAAAGTTCACCGTGGTGCTGGAGGAGAACGCGCTACGGACCTGGTTCGGCACAGCCGAGACCATGGCCGGCCAGCTCGACCGGCTGCTCTCGTTGATGAATCTCCCGAACATCGCACTCGGGATCGTGCCCGCCATGCTCGAACGCCAGGGCGTCGGCTCGGCGGGCTTCTGGATGTTCGATGACAAGCTCGTCACCCTCGAAACACCCACCGCCAGCATCGAAATCACCCAGCCGCAAGAGATCCGCCTCTATGACCGCATGTTCGACCTACTCCGCCAGTCCGCCGTCTACGGCCCGGATGCACGCGCCCTGATCATCCGAACGCAATCCGAGATGAACGCCAGCAACTAGCCGCAACAACGTAGCCGCCGCGCTAACCCGGTTCCTAGCGTTGCGCTATGACAACCACGGGGAACACGTCGTTCGGAGTCGAGTGGAGCGGCCACCCCGACGACGACCACACCACCGCGACCGGCTGGCCCACACTTCGGCCGGCCGAACGCTGCGACGGCGAAAACCCGATGACCGGCAGACCCTGCATCAACGGCGAGCACAAGGGCTACCACCGCGACAACCTCGGCGCGGAGTGGCTGGATGACTAAGCGCCGATACGTTCGCGCCGACAGATGCGCCGTTGGGCCTTCCGCACCACAGCCGTCGGTCAACGGAACGGCGTCGGCCGGACGGCGAGGACCCGCGGCACGGCAGCCTCGTCCTTTCCTGGTGCGTCGAGGAGCACCTGATCCAAGGCTCACGCGGCCCGCGAGTGTCGTCCCGCAGATACCGCCAGTAGGAGTTCCGCAACCTGAGCGTGGGGCGCCAGTACACCCATGACCAGGCGGGGCAGGGGCCGACCCCTGCATCTGCGCCTGTCCCGCTGGATTCTTCCGCCGACTGATCCGCGACAGCCTAGAAGCCTGGCGACCCCCTGAGGCGCTGACCAATGCCGCAGTCGATGAACGGGCGACCACGGTCCTTTGATCGGCAGGGTCAGGTCCTCACTCCCCGCGCGATCGACCACATTCCACCGCCGACTAGGCCCCGGATCGTGCCCAATTCGCCGTCGCTTCTGGTAGGAATACGATCCGGACACGGAAGTGGAGGTGCGGGGTGGACGCTCAGCGGGTTGTGCAATCGATCTCCCTGGGTTCGCGGGTGGCGGAGGAGGAGCGGGACGATCTGTCCACCTACTTCGTCGAGACCGAGAACTGGCGCAAGGTCTACCAGGGGGAGGCGGACGTGATCTTCGCGCCGAAGGGCGGCGGGAAGAGCGCGATCTACTCGATGCTGATGGCGCGGGAGAACGACTTCTTCGACCGCGGCATCCTATTGGCGACCGCCGAGAACCCTAGTGGCGGGACTGCCTTCGCAGAGGTCGAGAAGGAACCGCCGACTTCCGAGGCTGAGTTCATCGGACTGTGGAAGATCTACTTCCTGACGATCGTTGCGCAGACGCTGGCGGATTACGACCTCACGAGCGACCCGGCGATGCGGTTGTTGGCGAAACTCGAGGAGGCGGGCCTCCTGCCGCCAAGCACGGCGGGCCGCCGCCAACTAGTGCGCAGGGCCATGGACTACGTCAAGACCTTCTTCCGGCCGCCCGCGTCGATCGAGGCGACGATGAGCGTCGACCCGAGCACCGGCGCGCCCATGTTCGTCCCCAAGATCACCTTCGTTGAACCGAGCACGGAGCAACGGCAGGCCGGCTCGCTCTTCGTCGATGAACTGTTCGATTTGGCAGAGCAGGCGCTTTACGATGCTGACGCGTCCATCTGGATCTTGCTGGACCGGCTGGACATCGCCTTCGCCGACTCGGCCAAGCTAGAAACCAACGCACTGCGTGCACTGTTTCGGGTCTACCGCGACCTTCAGACCAGGCGCAACATCGATCTGAAGATCTTCCTGCGGTCGGACATCTGGGAGTCGATAACGAGGGAAGGCTTCCGGGAGGCGAGCCACATAACGCGCGACCTGCGCATCGAGTGGAACGAGAACACGCTGCTGCGGCTGGCGGTGCAACGCCTCCTGAGCAGTGACCAACTTCGGTCACACTACGGGGTCGACCAGCAGAAGGTTCTGTCCGACATCGAGCAGCAGCGAGCCTTCTTCTACGAGGTGTACCCGCCACAGATCGATCAGGGGAGCAAGAAGCCCGCGACGATCGATTGGTGTCTCTCTCGCACGAAAGACGGAACCGGGCACAACGCTCCGCGCGAACTGATCCACCTGCTTTCGGAGGCCCGGAACAGTCAGTTGAACAGGTTTGAGACAGGGCAAGCGGCTCCCGAGGGCGGCACGGTGTTCGACCGTCAGGCGTTCAAGGAGGCGCTTCCGACCGTCTCCAAGGTGCGCCTGACCCAGACGCTTTACGCGGAGCACCCAAGCCTGCGCTCCTACATCGAGAAACTTGAAGGCCAGAAGACACGCCACAACGTGCCAAGTTTGGCAGCGATCTGGGGTGCGACGGACGCGGAGGCCGAGAAAGTGGCCGAACAACTGGTTGTCATCGGCCTCTTCGAGCCGAGGCTCAACGACTTCTGGGTGCCGTTCATGTACCGGCCCGCTCTGGCGATGGTTCAGGGTTCGGCCGAGGGCGTCGTATTGGCAGACGACGAGTAGTCGGCCGTGCAACACCCCTAGTCGGGAGTTGCGAGCCTGAGTGCGCTGCTGAGTTGATCTCTTATGGATCAAGGGCGTGCCTCCGGCGCGCCAGGCCGGGCACGCCCTCCGGGGCGCGGGCCCACGCGGCCTGCCGGCCGAACCCCGCGCCCCGGAGACCGACCCGGCCTGAAGCCGGAAGAACCTCATACCAAGAGGAAGCGGCCAGGCCCCGTTGTAGGCGTCCGACCGCTGGTTAGCTCCGTCCCCCTGGCCGCTCGATTGTCCGGCCACCACGACCTACGTCAAGAGCGCTACGCGTCCCTACGGGATCGAGCAAGCTCGACACTTGACGTAGGCCGCGCTGACCTGGGTTTGCAGCTATCAGGGGGACGGGGCAGGTGTGGTGGAGCGGGCAAAGCGATCGTTTCAAGCCTTGAGGTCCGCGTAAGCGGCGCGTGTGCGCTTCAGACACATCGCGATGGTCAATAGAAGGTGTGAGCAGGTAAGTACGACGCCGCCGGTCCACCATCGATTCACGGAGGCCGCATCACCGTCGGACTCCGGGCCAACTGAAGCGCCTGCGAGCACGACAATCGCTGTCGTGACGAGCCCCACGACAACTGCGTAGAGAACGTTCGCAAACAGCTCATCGATGAGGATGGCTATGCGACTTACTGGTCCGATGCGGTCGTCAGAGCCCACCTGGAGTCGCAGTTGGAAGACGAAGATCACTAACGCAAACAGCAGGCCCGTAAGGATCGAGACTCCTTGAATCAAGTCCCCCGCAGACGGCAGTTCTCCGCCGCAAAACACCGACACTGCAGCAAGGCCAAGCGGCATGCCTAGGAACACGAGCAGATCCCGGCGGCGATAGTCACCCGACCGTACGTCAGTCATCGTTCGGTAGTGATCTCCGATGACTGGGAAGAGCGAAGCTTTGCTACTCACTCGTCGGGCACCTCCAACCGCGCCTTGAGCTGCTCGGGGGTCCACACCCCCTGTTCCCATCGAGTCTCCCAGGCAACACCGACATTTCTGAAGAGGTCTGGGACGATCTCGACACAGGCTTTCCGCACGTCTTCCGCGGTGGGTGTCGGGTCCCCGGTCTCCGCGATGACCTGCGCGAAGCGTGGAGACTTCTCCTTATCGATGACGAAGGTCTTGGATCGACCGTACGCTGACACCTGGACCTCTAGCTCGTCCGGCTCTGCGTCATCTGGGAAGCCG encodes:
- a CDS encoding helix-turn-helix domain-containing protein; amino-acid sequence: MSTSPNSSARKVQEALGLRLRNLRKDAGLTGRELAAATGWHFTRISKLEHGVQTPTDADIRTWCGACGAGDQVADLVAQARAIESMYVEYRRRGSSGIKQLMLAFQKTYETAEQFRIYEHNVIPGLFQTPEYIRAMLTFWTRFLNTSIDVDEAVAARLQRQTILYESRRKFTVVLEENALRTWFGTAETMAGQLDRLLSLMNLPNIALGIVPAMLERQGVGSAGFWMFDDKLVTLETPTASIEITQPQEIRLYDRMFDLLRQSAVYGPDARALIIRTQSEMNASN
- a CDS encoding P-loop ATPase, Sll1717 family; protein product: MDAQRVVQSISLGSRVAEEERDDLSTYFVETENWRKVYQGEADVIFAPKGGGKSAIYSMLMARENDFFDRGILLATAENPSGGTAFAEVEKEPPTSEAEFIGLWKIYFLTIVAQTLADYDLTSDPAMRLLAKLEEAGLLPPSTAGRRQLVRRAMDYVKTFFRPPASIEATMSVDPSTGAPMFVPKITFVEPSTEQRQAGSLFVDELFDLAEQALYDADASIWILLDRLDIAFADSAKLETNALRALFRVYRDLQTRRNIDLKIFLRSDIWESITREGFREASHITRDLRIEWNENTLLRLAVQRLLSSDQLRSHYGVDQQKVLSDIEQQRAFFYEVYPPQIDQGSKKPATIDWCLSRTKDGTGHNAPRELIHLLSEARNSQLNRFETGQAAPEGGTVFDRQAFKEALPTVSKVRLTQTLYAEHPSLRSYIEKLEGQKTRHNVPSLAAIWGATDAEAEKVAEQLVVIGLFEPRLNDFWVPFMYRPALAMVQGSAEGVVLADDE